One genomic window of Nicotiana sylvestris chromosome 10, ASM39365v2, whole genome shotgun sequence includes the following:
- the LOC138868154 gene encoding uncharacterized protein isoform X1, whose amino-acid sequence MTTKNNRLVSVDKIGAAAGDDKVCVRMRRIRISGGGNSALLGTSFPFSNYTKCSLKPKSFLKLFPSTTTPIFTTLHYRLITSAQHSSPSSHAHPTPQTELLISSGGDGPNGYPMKDSKVVLKGMRYAELEKWVQSHGYRPAQALMLWKRLYGNNINIWALSQKNNTKFTTIANNQKIVLFLEFFGSNSHIGQKSRAQRRNAVRN is encoded by the exons ATGACAACCAAGAATAACAG ACTGGTTTCAGTTGACAAAATCGGTGCAGCGGCTGGGGATGACAAGGTGTGTGTGAGGATGAGGCGAATTCGCATCTCCGGCGGCGGCAACTCTGCTTTGCTTGGAACATCTTTTCCCTTCTCCAATTACACTAAATGTTCGTTAAAACCCAAATCTTTTCTAAAGCTGTTTCCTTCAACAACAACACCCATCTTCACCACTCTCCATTATCGTTTAATTACGTCGGCTCAACATTCTTCTCCCTCCTCTCATGCTCATCCAACACCTCAAACTGAACTTCTTATATCTTCTG GAGGTGATGGCCCAAATGGGTATCCTATGAAGGACTCAAAAGTGGTTTTGAAAGGAATGAGGTATGCTGAACTTGAG AAATGGGTTCAGTCACATGGTTATAGGCCTGCTCAGGCTCTAATGTTGTGGAAACGTCTTTACGGGAACAACATTAATATTTGGGCGCTGTCacagaaaaataacacaaaattcacaacaattgcaaacaatcaaaaaattgttttatttttggaattttttgggagtaattctcatatagggcaaaaatcacgtgctcagaGGCGCAATGCAGTGAGGAACTAG
- the LOC138868154 gene encoding uncharacterized protein isoform X2 produces the protein MTTKNNRLVSVDKIGAAAGDDKVCVRMRRIRISGGGNSALLGTSFPFSNYTKCSLKPKSFLKLFPSTTTPIFTTLHYRLITSAQHSSPSSHAHPTPQTELLISSGDGPNGYPMKDSKVVLKGMRYAELEKWVQSHGYRPAQALMLWKRLYGNNINIWALSQKNNTKFTTIANNQKIVLFLEFFGSNSHIGQKSRAQRRNAVRN, from the exons ATGACAACCAAGAATAACAG ACTGGTTTCAGTTGACAAAATCGGTGCAGCGGCTGGGGATGACAAGGTGTGTGTGAGGATGAGGCGAATTCGCATCTCCGGCGGCGGCAACTCTGCTTTGCTTGGAACATCTTTTCCCTTCTCCAATTACACTAAATGTTCGTTAAAACCCAAATCTTTTCTAAAGCTGTTTCCTTCAACAACAACACCCATCTTCACCACTCTCCATTATCGTTTAATTACGTCGGCTCAACATTCTTCTCCCTCCTCTCATGCTCATCCAACACCTCAAACTGAACTTCTTATATCTTCTG GTGATGGCCCAAATGGGTATCCTATGAAGGACTCAAAAGTGGTTTTGAAAGGAATGAGGTATGCTGAACTTGAG AAATGGGTTCAGTCACATGGTTATAGGCCTGCTCAGGCTCTAATGTTGTGGAAACGTCTTTACGGGAACAACATTAATATTTGGGCGCTGTCacagaaaaataacacaaaattcacaacaattgcaaacaatcaaaaaattgttttatttttggaattttttgggagtaattctcatatagggcaaaaatcacgtgctcagaGGCGCAATGCAGTGAGGAACTAG
- the LOC138868152 gene encoding LOW QUALITY PROTEIN: uncharacterized protein (The sequence of the model RefSeq protein was modified relative to this genomic sequence to represent the inferred CDS: inserted 2 bases in 1 codon) — protein MHFALQLPLLNVPLSGLNKDFRKMLSEHAEFKTLNLKDILTASDGTKKMLFKLEDGLVIETVVIPCESGMNTVCISSQVGGAMNCQFCYTGRMGLKRNLSTSEIVEQAVLARKLLSSEVGPISNVVFMGIGEPLHNIENVIKAADILVDEQGLHFSPRKVTISTSGLVPQLKRFLRESNCALAVSLNATTDEVRSWIMPINRKFNLNLLLGTLREELQSKHKYKVLFEYVMLAGVNDSIEDAXRLINLVQGIPCKINLISFNPYSGSFFKPTKKEKIIEFRNILAEAGCVVLLRLSRGDDQMAACGQLGKPGEIQAP, from the exons ATGCACTTTGCA TTACAGCTGCCTTTGCTCAATGTTCCATTATCAGGTTTGAATAAAGATTTCAGGAAAATGTTGAGTGAACATGCTGAATTTAAGACGTTAAACTTGAAGGATATTTTGACAGCGTCTGATGGAACTAAAAAG ATGTTATTCAAGTTGGAAGATGGTCTTGTAATAGAAACTGTTGTGATACCTTGTGAGAGCGGCATGAACACCGTCTGTATATCTAGTCAAGTAGGTGGTGCCATGAATTGTCAGTTTTGCTACACTGGCAG AATGGGTCTGAAGAGAAACTTATCTACATCTGAGATAGTTGAACAGGCTGTTTTAGCTCGGAAGTTATTATCCAGTGAAGTCGGCCCAATTAGCAATGTCGTGTTTATG GGAATAGGAGAACCACTTCACAACATTGAGAATGTCATAAAAGCGGCAGACATATTGGTAGATGAACAAGGGCTGCATTTTAGTCCTCGGAAGGTCACCATTTCTACAAGTGGGCTTGTGCCCCAGCTTAAGCGCTTTCTTCGCGAGTCTAATTGTGCTTTGGCAGTCAGTTTGAATGCTACAACTGATGAG GTCAGAAGCTGGATCATGCCAATTAATCGCAAATTTAACTTGAACTTGCTTCTTGGAACACTAAGAGAAGAGCTTCAGTCAAAACATAAATACAAAGTTCTGTTTGAGTATGTAATGCTTGCCGGAGTTAATGATAG TATTGAGGATGC AAGACTAATCAATCTTGTCCAGGGTATTCCATGCAAGATTAACCTGATTTCTTTTAACCCTTATTCTGGATCCTTCTTCAAACCTACCAAAAAGGAGAAGATAATTGAGTTCAGAAACATTCTTGCTGAAGCAGGATGTGTTGTGCTTCTGCGATTGAGTAGAGGAGACGATCAAATGGCCGCTTGTGGTCAGCTAGGTAAACCAGGCGAAATCCAAGCTCCCTAG